The following coding sequences are from one Musa acuminata AAA Group cultivar baxijiao chromosome BXJ2-4, Cavendish_Baxijiao_AAA, whole genome shotgun sequence window:
- the LOC103981947 gene encoding protein SHORT INTERNODES 1-like, with translation MAGFSLGGGSRQGGEEGIPPESLFLYGSGSSGVGGGGSRNEEITYTRGFELWQQHQQQIQRQQQHHLYTSTPGLLSFSDEPLQAGGAIGRTISMRGSGGGGMSCQDCGNQAKKDCVHMRCRTCCKSRGFQCPTHVKSTWVPAAKRRERQHQLAAAAALQQQSQRLRIGGSTSGAPTGGSGGGGSGGEPSKRPREIATRLPTAITTTSSGGGGMEAVSFPTEVSSPAVFRCVRVSPMDDAEDEFAYQTAISIGGHVFRGILYDQGPDSQYPSTPRALHGESSSSTAAAAITTAAAIATSLPAAPTSSTTPAASTGLLDPSALYTTPLSAFMAGTQFFPHHPRP, from the exons ATGGCAGGATTCTCTCTAGGTGGGGGAAGCAGGCAAGGAGGGGAAGAAGGTATCCCACCTGAGAGCTTATTCCTCTACGGCAGCGGATCAAGCGGCGTCGGTGGTGGTGGCAGTAGAAACGAAGAGATCACCTACACGAgaggcttcgagctatggcagcagcaccagcagcaaatccagcggcagcagcagcaccatCTGTACACCTCCACCCCCGGGCTCCTCTCGTTCTCGGATGAGCCGCTGCAAGCTGGTGGAGCTATTGGCCGCACGATAAGCATGAGGGGCAGCGGCGGAGGGGGGATGAGCTGCCAAGACTGCGGCAACCAGGCCAAGAAGGACTGCGTCCACATGCGGTGCCGGACCTGCTGCAAGAGCCGCGGCTTCCAGTGCCCCACGCACGTCAAGAGCACTTGGGTCCCAGCTGCGAAGCGCCGCGAGCGCCAGCATCagctcgccgccgccgctgcccttCAGCAGCAATCTCAGCGTCTCCGAATCGGTGGATCGACCAGCGGAGCTCCCACCGGAGGAAGTGGAGGTGGTGGCAGTGGAGGAGAGCCTTCCAAAAGGCCAAGGGAGATAGCCACCCGCCTCCCCACCGCCATCACCACCACGTCATCAG GAGGCGGCGGGATGGAGGCCGTGAGCTTCCCCACCGAAGTGAGCTCGCCGGCAGTGTTCCGGTGCGTGCGGGTCAGCCCGATGGACGACGCCGAGGACGAGTTCGCATACCAGACCGCCATCAGCATCGGCGGGCATGTGTTCAGGGGCATCCTCTACGACCAGGGCCCGGATTCCCAGTACCCTTCGACTCCTCGCGCCCTCCACGGTGAATCCTCGTCCTCCACGGCCGCCGCTGCTATTACCACCGCAGCTGCTATTGCAACTAGCCTTCCTGCTGCACCCACTAGCTCGACAACCCCGGCGGCTTCCACCGGATTATTGGATCCATCCGCCCTTTATACCACTCCACTTAGCGCCTTCATGGCGGGCACCCAGTTCTTCCCGCACCACCCAAGGCCTTAG